One genomic segment of Desulfomicrobium sp. ZS1 includes these proteins:
- a CDS encoding HD domain-containing phosphohydrolase has protein sequence MTASSSKAALPAMGKNRSELIMGVAIISLIIVALLTWVGWSVRAKQGELHEQIRGRLELLATSRTEVLSSWLSGLVEQTDKLISSDLFRLYATDMDLIDADPSFLITGIIPEGESYDQMAQLTDQFPLMHQTFADFTVFAGFLSGRIVHRSGQSYIGSDSRVTPLSPSQTALIKKTFAYPLPHFSPLRQTGNGLVIDMCVPIFSTAEENGEKKAVAVAMLTKSAGTTITSLLSNTPLSTNGERTRIMQMTEAGFQEIVPWNPGGIAHLASPPELDSGQRLGFEKRNSLGAQTPVFSLGVKVPDLDLWVIQEVDTRSATQGLQEYTRISLLIAGLIAMVTSLLFGAVWWRTIGQSHKRIAGRFQILAQELEQQRNFLDSINDSIPDFIAVKNLSGNYTYANPALAEGVGRPEDEVLGLDDVALFGFDTGKRLEQSDAQTLQTGTPVTVTERIFLKSREHHFQITKVTLKDDHDTPQGIVSVFRDITAMVQAEDRKRQAISQTVEALVKAIEFTDPYLAGHSLLMRDVSSLLAENLHLSPEDKSTVEIASNLSQIGKMFIDKAILTKVDQLSDEEKELVQKHVDHAAGILRQIDFELPVYEAIYQMNERLDGSGYPNGLHDEEISLQARVLSVANSFCAMIRPRAYRPAMSPQQALDNLRSSTHSYDLRIVEALAAALETSRGNKLLEKAGE, from the coding sequence ATGACAGCATCAAGCAGCAAAGCGGCTCTGCCCGCCATGGGCAAGAACAGGTCAGAACTGATCATGGGGGTCGCCATCATCTCCCTGATCATCGTGGCTCTTTTGACATGGGTGGGCTGGAGCGTCCGGGCCAAACAGGGAGAGCTGCACGAGCAGATCCGGGGCAGGCTCGAATTGCTGGCCACCAGCCGCACCGAAGTCCTCTCGTCGTGGCTTTCGGGCCTGGTCGAACAGACGGACAAGCTCATCTCCTCGGACCTGTTTCGGCTTTATGCCACGGACATGGACCTCATCGACGCGGATCCGAGCTTTCTCATCACAGGCATCATCCCCGAAGGGGAATCCTACGATCAGATGGCCCAACTGACCGACCAGTTTCCCCTCATGCATCAGACCTTCGCGGACTTCACGGTCTTCGCGGGCTTCCTGTCCGGCCGCATCGTGCATCGCAGCGGGCAATCCTACATCGGGTCCGACTCGCGCGTCACCCCTCTCAGCCCCAGCCAGACCGCGCTGATCAAAAAGACCTTCGCCTACCCCCTGCCCCACTTCTCGCCCTTGCGACAGACAGGCAACGGCCTGGTCATCGACATGTGCGTACCGATCTTCTCCACGGCCGAAGAGAACGGGGAAAAGAAGGCTGTGGCCGTGGCCATGCTGACCAAGAGCGCGGGCACGACCATCACCTCGCTGCTCTCCAACACCCCGCTTTCGACCAACGGAGAGCGGACCCGGATCATGCAGATGACCGAGGCCGGCTTTCAGGAGATCGTGCCGTGGAACCCGGGCGGGATCGCACACCTGGCCTCGCCGCCGGAACTGGATTCGGGACAGCGGCTCGGCTTTGAAAAACGCAACAGCCTGGGCGCGCAGACGCCCGTCTTTTCGCTGGGCGTCAAAGTCCCCGATCTTGATCTGTGGGTCATCCAGGAGGTGGATACCCGCAGCGCAACCCAAGGATTGCAGGAGTACACCCGGATCTCCCTACTCATCGCCGGCCTCATCGCCATGGTCACAAGCCTGCTCTTTGGCGCTGTCTGGTGGCGCACCATCGGCCAGAGCCACAAGCGCATCGCCGGCAGGTTTCAGATTCTGGCCCAGGAACTGGAGCAGCAGCGCAACTTCCTGGATTCCATCAACGACTCGATCCCGGATTTCATCGCCGTTAAAAACTTGAGCGGCAACTACACCTACGCCAACCCGGCCTTGGCAGAAGGCGTGGGCCGACCGGAAGACGAGGTGCTCGGCCTGGACGATGTCGCCCTGTTCGGCTTCGACACGGGCAAGCGCCTGGAGCAGTCCGATGCCCAGACCCTGCAGACCGGAACGCCTGTGACCGTGACCGAGCGCATCTTCCTGAAATCAAGGGAACACCATTTCCAGATCACCAAGGTCACCTTGAAGGACGATCACGACACCCCGCAAGGCATCGTCTCCGTATTCCGGGACATCACCGCCATGGTGCAGGCCGAGGATCGCAAACGTCAGGCCATCTCACAGACCGTGGAGGCCCTGGTCAAAGCCATCGAGTTCACGGACCCCTATCTGGCCGGACATTCCCTCTTGATGCGCGATGTGTCCTCTCTGCTGGCCGAAAACCTGCACCTCTCCCCCGAAGACAAATCCACGGTGGAGATCGCCTCCAACCTTTCCCAGATCGGCAAGATGTTCATCGACAAGGCGATTCTGACCAAGGTCGACCAGCTCTCCGATGAAGAAAAAGAACTGGTACAAAAACATGTCGACCATGCGGCGGGCATCCTGCGCCAGATCGACTTTGAATTGCCCGTTTACGAGGCCATCTATCAGATGAACGAACGCCTTGACGGCAGCGGCTACCCCAATGGCCTGCACGACGAGGAGATCAGCCTCCAGGCCAGGGTCCTAAGCGTGGCCAACAGCTTTTGCGCCATGATCCGCCCCCGGGCCTACAGGCCGGCCATGAGCCCGCAGCAGGCCCTGGACAACCTGCGCTCGTCAACGCACAGTTACGACCTGCGCATCGTCGAGGCCCTTGCCGCCGCCCTTGAAACGTCTCGCGGGAACAAACTGCTGGAAAAAGCGGGCGAATAG
- a CDS encoding transglutaminase-like cysteine peptidase encodes MDQARSAGADTGGQPLRLFQSAAFRGNFSALPKWKRILSKVKGQIQTLSSCASAKTCPPGATSWQRIMNQARGKERMEQLKMINSFFNKWPYRLDQDAYGVSDWWATPQEFLKISGDCEDYAIIKYFALRELGFSQDELRIVVLKDRIRGIAHAVLAVFTHGDAYILNNISDAIFTHDKYRHYVPQYSLNEEHRWSHIPVAN; translated from the coding sequence TTGGACCAAGCCCGGAGCGCCGGCGCAGACACCGGCGGTCAGCCGCTGCGACTTTTTCAGAGCGCGGCCTTTCGGGGCAATTTCAGCGCCTTGCCCAAATGGAAACGGATTCTGTCCAAGGTCAAGGGGCAAATCCAGACGCTAAGCAGCTGCGCTTCGGCCAAGACCTGTCCGCCCGGCGCGACCAGTTGGCAGCGCATCATGAACCAGGCCAGGGGCAAGGAGCGCATGGAACAGCTCAAGATGATCAACTCCTTTTTCAACAAATGGCCCTATCGCCTGGACCAGGACGCCTACGGAGTTTCGGACTGGTGGGCCACGCCCCAGGAATTTTTAAAAATTTCCGGCGATTGCGAGGATTACGCCATCATCAAGTACTTTGCCCTGCGGGAGCTCGGCTTTTCGCAGGACGAACTGCGCATCGTCGTGCTGAAGGACCGCATCAGAGGCATCGCGCACGCTGTTCTGGCGGTATTTACGCATGGAGATGCCTACATCCTGAACAACATCTCCGACGCGATTTTCACGCATGACAAATATAGACACTACGTTCCGCAATACTCTTTGAACGAGGAGCACAGATGGTCGCACATCCCTGTAGCGAACTAA
- a CDS encoding HlyD family type I secretion periplasmic adaptor subunit: MRDKVYSDSDLEYMSVVDAAMYRRGHRWAYALSMTICLLLASLLVWTHFAILDEVTRGMGQVIPSQRVQIIQNLEGGILVETLVRENQLVEKGDILVRISNEMAQSTLKDTASQALEHQAAIARLKAESSGTEPVFSEELQTKSPKAVSDQLAIYQARMNQLTQEMNILRSQYTQRVQEAQEMAIRRNQAAQDLKLAQEQMDIAKPLMEKNVYPRVEYISLQRTVSSLRGDLQSLNVAIPRTQQAAQEIKERQAQRMAEFKATALQEMNQHQVELNSKLHALSAGQDRVTRTDVRSPVRGTVKQVILNTVGGVVKPGEPILEIIPLDDTLLIEANIKPADIAFLHPGQKAMIKITAYDFSIYGGLEGSVEQISGDTIEDQKGESFYKVKLRTQASNIVYRGEKLPIIPGMTASVDILTGKKSVLDYLLKPILKAKENALRER; encoded by the coding sequence ATGCGTGATAAAGTATACTCCGACTCAGACCTTGAATACATGAGCGTGGTCGACGCGGCCATGTATCGACGCGGCCACCGCTGGGCCTACGCGCTGTCCATGACCATCTGCCTGCTCCTTGCCTCGCTCCTGGTCTGGACCCACTTCGCCATCCTCGACGAGGTCACGCGCGGCATGGGTCAGGTCATCCCGTCCCAGCGGGTGCAGATCATCCAGAACCTCGAAGGTGGCATTTTGGTGGAAACCCTGGTGCGGGAAAACCAGCTCGTGGAGAAGGGCGACATCCTGGTCCGCATCAGCAACGAAATGGCCCAGAGCACCCTGAAGGACACGGCCAGCCAGGCGCTGGAGCATCAGGCCGCCATCGCGCGCCTCAAGGCCGAATCCTCGGGCACGGAGCCCGTATTTTCCGAAGAACTGCAGACCAAGAGCCCCAAAGCGGTGAGTGACCAGTTGGCCATATACCAGGCACGCATGAACCAACTGACCCAGGAGATGAACATTCTGCGCAGCCAATACACGCAGCGCGTGCAGGAAGCCCAGGAAATGGCCATCCGCCGCAATCAGGCGGCCCAGGACCTGAAGCTGGCTCAGGAACAGATGGATATCGCCAAGCCGCTGATGGAGAAGAACGTGTATCCCCGGGTCGAATACATCTCCCTGCAGCGCACGGTCAGCTCCCTGCGCGGCGATCTGCAGAGCCTCAACGTCGCCATCCCGCGCACGCAGCAGGCGGCGCAGGAAATCAAGGAACGCCAGGCTCAGCGCATGGCCGAGTTCAAGGCCACGGCCCTGCAGGAGATGAACCAGCACCAGGTGGAACTCAATTCCAAGCTGCACGCCTTGTCCGCCGGACAGGACCGCGTCACCCGCACGGACGTGCGCAGCCCTGTGCGCGGCACCGTCAAGCAGGTCATCCTGAATACCGTGGGCGGCGTGGTCAAACCGGGAGAACCCATCCTTGAGATCATCCCCCTGGACGACACCCTGCTCATCGAGGCCAACATCAAACCCGCCGACATCGCCTTTCTGCATCCGGGCCAAAAGGCCATGATCAAGATCACGGCCTATGATTTTTCCATCTACGGAGGGCTTGAAGGTTCCGTCGAACAGATCAGCGGCGACACCATTGAAGACCAGAAGGGCGAAAGCTTCTACAAGGTCAAGCTGCGCACCCAGGCCTCAAACATTGTCTATCGCGGCGAAAAGCTCCCGATCATTCCGGGCATGACCGCCAGCGTGGACATCCTGACCGGCAAGAAAAGCGTGCTCGACTATCTCTTGAAACCCATTCTCAAGGCCAAGGAGAACGCCTTGAGGGAGCGTTGA